A single Calypte anna isolate BGI_N300 chromosome 5A, bCalAnn1_v1.p, whole genome shotgun sequence DNA region contains:
- the LOC103530872 gene encoding extracellular tyrosine-protein kinase PKDCC produces MAAVAAVAAGRWRRGARLSAAAALALLSLALVTLTAGRGGGGEGRPASPPPLPSGLREELRQRRRDLQRLAAAGGGEEAAGGLGCGDLSLASGVSVLGWGFTKVVARAALAGGGAVALKSVHGAGREVRQCVQRYGAPAGCRRLAAYKLLKEVTLLRRLQHPGIVQLHGQCYDNSGDSELRVTAMLELGSPLEMIQLLQTPWEERFKICLSLVKLLFYLAHSPLGSIVLLDFQPRQFVMVDGNLKVTDMDDASTEELSCKEDNDCTLEFPTKSFPLKCSAVGKCEGINEKKNLFNAYRYFFTYLLPHSAPPALRPFLSDILNATGDLRYGINETLRAFEKVLHLYKSGLYLQKRPLLLKDYISLKGFRTVEGEDYKCWPSYSHLGCLLSIHGAEEAAAICSSQSQCQSFIVTQQRTWTGRPLASFQSSPTDLVPDANAVVYIKRSASLGERLLRQ; encoded by the exons AtggcggcggtggcggcggtggcggcggggCGGTGGCGGCGAGGGGCTCGGCTGAGCGCGGCGGCGGCGCTGGCGCTGCTGTCCCTGGCGCTGGTGACGCTGACAGCCGGCCGCGGCGGTGGCGGTGAGGGGCGGCCGGCTTCCCCGCCACCGCTGCCGTCGGGCTTGCGGGAGGAGCTGCGGCAGAGACGGCGCGACCTGCAGCGCCtggcggcggcgggcggcggggagGAGGCGGCGGGCGGGCTGGGCTGCGGCGACCTGAGCCTGGCCAGCGGTGTCAGcgtgctgggctggggcttcACCAAGGTGGTGGCGCGGGCGGCGCTGGCGGGCGGCGGCGCCGTCGCCCTGAAGTCGGTGCACGGGGCGGGCCGGGAGGTGCGGCAGTGCGTGCAGCGGTACGGGGCGCCGGCCGGCTGCCGCCGCCTGGCCGCCTACAAGCTGCTGAAGGAGGTGACGCTGCTGAGGCGCCTGCAGCACCCCGGCATCGTCCAG CTGCACGGTCAATGCTATGATAATAGCGGAGATTCTGAGTTACGAGTCACAGCTATGCTGGAGCTGGGATCCCCCCTGGAGATGATTCAGCTTCTGCAGACCCCCTGGGAGGAGAGATTTAaa aTTTGCCTGAGTCTTGTGAAACTGCTGTTTTACTTGGCACATTCCCCCCTGGGTTCAATAGTCCTCTTGGATTTCCAGCCGAGGCAGTTCGTTATGGTGGATGGAAACCTAAAAGTGACAGACATGGATGATGCCAGCACTGAGGAGCTGTCATGCAAGGAAGATAATGACTGCACACTCGAGTTCCCAACAAAAAGCTTCCCTCTCAAATGCTCTGCAGTTGGGAAATGTGAaggaataaatgaaaagaagaatcTTTTCAATGCATATCG GTATTTTTTCACCTATCTTTTGCCACATTCTGCACCACCAGCTTTGCGGCCCTTTTTGAGCGATATTCTGAATGCAACAG gTGATTTAAGATATGGAATAAATGAAACCCTGAGAGCTTTTGAAAAGGTTTTACATCTATACAAGTCAGGGCTCTATCTGCAGAAAAGACCCCTTCTTCTAAAAG ACTACATCTCCCTAAAGGGCTTCCGAACGGTGGAAGGAGAAGACTACAAGTGCTGGCCCTCCTATAGCCACCTGGGGTGCTTGCTCTCCATTCATGGTGCCGAAGAAGCCGCTGCAATTTGTAGCTCCCAATCTCAGTGTCAGAGTTTTATTGTCACCCAGCAGAGGACGTGGACAG gACGCCCACTCGCCTCATTTCAGAGTAGCCCGACTGATTTAGTACCAGATGCTAACGCTGTAGTCTATATTAAAAGATCGGCCTCCTTAGGGGAGAGACTTTTAAGACAATGA